A stretch of the Salmo salar chromosome ssa20, Ssal_v3.1, whole genome shotgun sequence genome encodes the following:
- the LOC106580539 gene encoding coiled-coil domain-containing protein 183 isoform X1, with protein MSCSKIQGSMQSADTEQPRKLTLEEQRLRIQQLERQTQAEYSAAKEILENDQKAPRGGRTLSRSLPKPGLSMESIVEREKRRRCTLIEQHNGLQCSVRGKGSQLLEMEQAMKALVLDSNTDGDEQHYDQRVRELENSLEKMTIKITEAERIQKTYLQVCDHLHREVREMPMALDQLQNSVVSGQTELGKVAHMSHTAVAAVDCTKLVQMERQLMVERRMMEKELSERRGVKEKEVEGRLEREREGERRSSKGAQKLKEQVRRGTIREGLAEETAHIRAQQTTPVSSTPQSIVKLVEDIDALREALSCTDLQELETRLVSQKAIREQLHNQMTQCEELVRQSMETLAALELQYAQLKFSVGPSSDRFERLKEEMQAELEQEEERCSHWEDKLEKAQSVLHGVEKGVNNLFFRMSCVQVKDSPRELGGLDAIEKLREIGARLPTLQTTASEKTEENTADHEKVWSFLEQSTMMEPRNYKRASSPVYDSTSEDTFQFRSQEEDCSMSREEIKRRSIQLIEVHQPKKKAQRSNTKS; from the exons ATGTCGTGCAGCAAAATACAGGGCAGTATGCAGTCAGCGGATACAGAGCAGCCAAGGAAGCTGACTCTGGAAGAGCAGCGACTCCGCATACAACAATTAG AGCGGCAGACCCAGGCAGAGTACAGTGCTGCCAAGGAGATTTTAGAGAACGATCAGAAAGCCCCACGAGGTGGAAGGACCCTGAGCAGATCACTGCCCAAGCCAGGACTGTCAATGGAG AGCATTGTGGAGCGGGAGAAGCGTAGGCGGTGTACTCTGATAGAGCAGCACAACGGGTTGCAGTGTTCCGTGAGGGGTAAGGGGTCTCAGCTGCTGGAGATGGAGCAGGCCATGAAAGCCCTGGTGCTGGACTCCAATACGGACGGAGACGAGCAGCACTACGACCAG CGTGTGAGAGAGCTGGAAAACAGTCTAGAAAAGATGACCATCAAAATCACAGAGGCTGAGAGGATCCAAAAAACCTACCTGCAAGTCTGTGACCACCTACATCGG GAGGTGCGTGAGATGCCCATGGCTCTGGATCAGCTGCAGAACTCAGTGGTCAGCGGGCAGACAGAGCTGGGAAAGGTGGCCCACATGTCTCACACCGCAGTGGCTGCTGTGGACTGCACTAAG CTGGTTCAGATGGAGAGGCAGCTAATGGTGGAACGCAGGATGATGGAGAAGGAGTTGAGTGAAAGGAGAGGAGTGAAAGAGAAGGAGGTGGAGGGtcggctggagagagagagggagggagagcgacgAAGCAGCAAAGGAGCTCAGAAGTTGAAAGagcag GTTCGAAGAGGGACTATCAGAGAGGGACTGGCTGAAGAGACAGCTCATATCAGAG CCCAGCAGACCACCCCTGTCTCCTCTACTCCCCAGTCCATAGTCAAACTGGTGGAGGATATTGATGCTCTGAGAGAAGCTCTCAGCTGCACTGATCTGCAG GAGCTGGAAACACGGCTGGTCTCTCAGAAGGCCATAAGGGAGCAGCTGCACAACCAGATGACCCAGTGTGAGGAGCTGGTCAGGCAGAGCATGGAGACCTTGGCTGCCTTGGAGCTCCAGTACGCCCAGCTCAAGTTTAGCGTTGGACCCAGCTCTGACAG GTTTGAGCGGCTGAAGGAGGAAATGCAGGCGGAGCTTGAGCAGGAAGAGGAGCGTTGCAGCCATTGGGAGGACAAGCTTGAAAAGGCCCAATCAGTGCTGCATGGGGTGGAGAAGGGTGTCAACAACCTGTTCTTCAGGATGAGCTGCGTGCAAGTCAAG GACTCTCCCAGGGAGTTGGGGGGTCTGGATGCAATAGAGAAGCTGAGGGAAATTGGCGCCCGTCTGCCCACACTGCAGACCACAGCTTCAGAGAAGACTGAGGAAAACACAGCTGACCATGAGAAG GTGTGGAGCTTCCTAGAGCAGAGCACCATGATGGAGCCCAGGAACTACAAGAGGGCCAGCAGCCCTGTGTATGACAGTACCTCAGAAG atACATTCCAGTTCCGCAGTCAGGAGGAGGACTGCTCCATGTCCCGCGAGGAGATCAAGCGTCGCAGCATCCAGCTGATCGAGGTGCACCAGCCAAAGAAGAAAGCCCAGAGGAGCAACACTAAGAGCTAG
- the LOC106580539 gene encoding coiled-coil domain-containing protein 183 isoform X3 has protein sequence MESIVEREKRRRCTLIEQHNGLQCSVRGKGSQLLEMEQAMKALVLDSNTDGDEQHYDQRVRELENSLEKMTIKITEAERIQKTYLQVCDHLHREVREMPMALDQLQNSVVSGQTELGKVAHMSHTAVAAVDCTKLVQMERQLMVERRMMEKELSERRGVKEKEVEGRLEREREGERRSSKGAQKLKEQVRRGTIREGLAEETAHIRAQQTTPVSSTPQSIVKLVEDIDALREALSCTDLQELETRLVSQKAIREQLHNQMTQCEELVRQSMETLAALELQYAQLKFSVGPSSDRFERLKEEMQAELEQEEERCSHWEDKLEKAQSVLHGVEKGVNNLFFRMSCVQVKDSPRELGGLDAIEKLREIGARLPTLQTTASEKTEENTADHEKVWSFLEQSTMMEPRNYKRASSPVYDSTSEDTFQFRSQEEDCSMSREEIKRRSIQLIEVHQPKKKAQRSNTKS, from the exons ATGGAG AGCATTGTGGAGCGGGAGAAGCGTAGGCGGTGTACTCTGATAGAGCAGCACAACGGGTTGCAGTGTTCCGTGAGGGGTAAGGGGTCTCAGCTGCTGGAGATGGAGCAGGCCATGAAAGCCCTGGTGCTGGACTCCAATACGGACGGAGACGAGCAGCACTACGACCAG CGTGTGAGAGAGCTGGAAAACAGTCTAGAAAAGATGACCATCAAAATCACAGAGGCTGAGAGGATCCAAAAAACCTACCTGCAAGTCTGTGACCACCTACATCGG GAGGTGCGTGAGATGCCCATGGCTCTGGATCAGCTGCAGAACTCAGTGGTCAGCGGGCAGACAGAGCTGGGAAAGGTGGCCCACATGTCTCACACCGCAGTGGCTGCTGTGGACTGCACTAAG CTGGTTCAGATGGAGAGGCAGCTAATGGTGGAACGCAGGATGATGGAGAAGGAGTTGAGTGAAAGGAGAGGAGTGAAAGAGAAGGAGGTGGAGGGtcggctggagagagagagggagggagagcgacgAAGCAGCAAAGGAGCTCAGAAGTTGAAAGagcag GTTCGAAGAGGGACTATCAGAGAGGGACTGGCTGAAGAGACAGCTCATATCAGAG CCCAGCAGACCACCCCTGTCTCCTCTACTCCCCAGTCCATAGTCAAACTGGTGGAGGATATTGATGCTCTGAGAGAAGCTCTCAGCTGCACTGATCTGCAG GAGCTGGAAACACGGCTGGTCTCTCAGAAGGCCATAAGGGAGCAGCTGCACAACCAGATGACCCAGTGTGAGGAGCTGGTCAGGCAGAGCATGGAGACCTTGGCTGCCTTGGAGCTCCAGTACGCCCAGCTCAAGTTTAGCGTTGGACCCAGCTCTGACAG GTTTGAGCGGCTGAAGGAGGAAATGCAGGCGGAGCTTGAGCAGGAAGAGGAGCGTTGCAGCCATTGGGAGGACAAGCTTGAAAAGGCCCAATCAGTGCTGCATGGGGTGGAGAAGGGTGTCAACAACCTGTTCTTCAGGATGAGCTGCGTGCAAGTCAAG GACTCTCCCAGGGAGTTGGGGGGTCTGGATGCAATAGAGAAGCTGAGGGAAATTGGCGCCCGTCTGCCCACACTGCAGACCACAGCTTCAGAGAAGACTGAGGAAAACACAGCTGACCATGAGAAG GTGTGGAGCTTCCTAGAGCAGAGCACCATGATGGAGCCCAGGAACTACAAGAGGGCCAGCAGCCCTGTGTATGACAGTACCTCAGAAG atACATTCCAGTTCCGCAGTCAGGAGGAGGACTGCTCCATGTCCCGCGAGGAGATCAAGCGTCGCAGCATCCAGCTGATCGAGGTGCACCAGCCAAAGAAGAAAGCCCAGAGGAGCAACACTAAGAGCTAG
- the LOC106580539 gene encoding coiled-coil domain-containing protein 183 isoform X2, translating into MSCSKIQGSMQSADTEQPRKLTLEEQRLRIQQLERQTQAEYSAAKEILENDQKAPRGGRTLSRSLPKPGLSMESIVEREKRRRCTLIEQHNGLQCSVRGKGSQLLEMEQAMKALVLDSNTDGDEQHYDQRVRELENSLEKMTIKITEAERIQKTYLQVCDHLHREVREMPMALDQLQNSVVSGQTELGKVAHMSHTAVAAVDCTKVRRGTIREGLAEETAHIRAQQTTPVSSTPQSIVKLVEDIDALREALSCTDLQELETRLVSQKAIREQLHNQMTQCEELVRQSMETLAALELQYAQLKFSVGPSSDRFERLKEEMQAELEQEEERCSHWEDKLEKAQSVLHGVEKGVNNLFFRMSCVQVKDSPRELGGLDAIEKLREIGARLPTLQTTASEKTEENTADHEKVWSFLEQSTMMEPRNYKRASSPVYDSTSEDTFQFRSQEEDCSMSREEIKRRSIQLIEVHQPKKKAQRSNTKS; encoded by the exons ATGTCGTGCAGCAAAATACAGGGCAGTATGCAGTCAGCGGATACAGAGCAGCCAAGGAAGCTGACTCTGGAAGAGCAGCGACTCCGCATACAACAATTAG AGCGGCAGACCCAGGCAGAGTACAGTGCTGCCAAGGAGATTTTAGAGAACGATCAGAAAGCCCCACGAGGTGGAAGGACCCTGAGCAGATCACTGCCCAAGCCAGGACTGTCAATGGAG AGCATTGTGGAGCGGGAGAAGCGTAGGCGGTGTACTCTGATAGAGCAGCACAACGGGTTGCAGTGTTCCGTGAGGGGTAAGGGGTCTCAGCTGCTGGAGATGGAGCAGGCCATGAAAGCCCTGGTGCTGGACTCCAATACGGACGGAGACGAGCAGCACTACGACCAG CGTGTGAGAGAGCTGGAAAACAGTCTAGAAAAGATGACCATCAAAATCACAGAGGCTGAGAGGATCCAAAAAACCTACCTGCAAGTCTGTGACCACCTACATCGG GAGGTGCGTGAGATGCCCATGGCTCTGGATCAGCTGCAGAACTCAGTGGTCAGCGGGCAGACAGAGCTGGGAAAGGTGGCCCACATGTCTCACACCGCAGTGGCTGCTGTGGACTGCACTAAG GTTCGAAGAGGGACTATCAGAGAGGGACTGGCTGAAGAGACAGCTCATATCAGAG CCCAGCAGACCACCCCTGTCTCCTCTACTCCCCAGTCCATAGTCAAACTGGTGGAGGATATTGATGCTCTGAGAGAAGCTCTCAGCTGCACTGATCTGCAG GAGCTGGAAACACGGCTGGTCTCTCAGAAGGCCATAAGGGAGCAGCTGCACAACCAGATGACCCAGTGTGAGGAGCTGGTCAGGCAGAGCATGGAGACCTTGGCTGCCTTGGAGCTCCAGTACGCCCAGCTCAAGTTTAGCGTTGGACCCAGCTCTGACAG GTTTGAGCGGCTGAAGGAGGAAATGCAGGCGGAGCTTGAGCAGGAAGAGGAGCGTTGCAGCCATTGGGAGGACAAGCTTGAAAAGGCCCAATCAGTGCTGCATGGGGTGGAGAAGGGTGTCAACAACCTGTTCTTCAGGATGAGCTGCGTGCAAGTCAAG GACTCTCCCAGGGAGTTGGGGGGTCTGGATGCAATAGAGAAGCTGAGGGAAATTGGCGCCCGTCTGCCCACACTGCAGACCACAGCTTCAGAGAAGACTGAGGAAAACACAGCTGACCATGAGAAG GTGTGGAGCTTCCTAGAGCAGAGCACCATGATGGAGCCCAGGAACTACAAGAGGGCCAGCAGCCCTGTGTATGACAGTACCTCAGAAG atACATTCCAGTTCCGCAGTCAGGAGGAGGACTGCTCCATGTCCCGCGAGGAGATCAAGCGTCGCAGCATCCAGCTGATCGAGGTGCACCAGCCAAAGAAGAAAGCCCAGAGGAGCAACACTAAGAGCTAG